From one Acidibrevibacterium fodinaquatile genomic stretch:
- the secA gene encoding preprotein translocase subunit SecA, with protein MFARIARSLFGTANDRSLKAYQRRVPDINALEPTIAALSDEALRGQTAALRARLNEGASLDDILPEAFATVREAAKRVLGLRHFDVQLIGGMVLHDGKIAEMKTGEGKTLVATLPVYLNALAGKGVHVVTVNDYLARRDAEWMGQIYAFLGMTTGVIVHGLDDAERRAAYAADITYGTNNEFGFDYLRDNMKYRLEDMVQRDFAYAIVDEVDSILIDEARTPLIISGPAEDSSDLYRRVDEVVAVIVKEPSNFDKDEKLRTATLTEAGANAVEDALRAAGILTEGNLYDIFNVTLVHHVQQSLRAHTLFTRDVDYIVRQGKVIIIDEFTGRMMEGRRYSEGLHQALEAKEHVEIQPENQTLASITFQNYFRLYPKLAGMTGTAMTEADEFAEIYKLDVVEIPTNVAVTRDDQDDEVYRTAGEKYEAVAKLIAECRARRQPVLVGTVSIEKSEILSGLLKKKKIPHAVLNARFHEQEAEIVAQAGAPGAVTIATNMAGRGTDIKLGGNLEMRLKHELADIADDAARTARAEAIRAEIAAAEAIVKQAGGLFVIGTERHESRRIDNQLRGRSGRQGDPGASRFFLSLEDDLMRIFGSDRMGGLLQKLGLKDGEAIVHPWINKALEKAQKKVEARNFDMRKNVLRYDDVVNAQRKEVYAQRREFMHSEDVNQIINDMREEVIATLIARRISERSFAEQWQSAELADDVRRVLNLDLPIGEWAKEENITGEEVERRILRAAETQLAAKASNVGPDLMRFIEKSLLLQVLDQAWKEHLLALDHLRQGIGLRAYGQRDPLNEYKSEAFALFNAMLDELKERVTMLLSRVELSPDAPPAPDFQPRPQAMAELHPAPMPVMQAFAPIGAEEGGVATIAAAAEDQVSADPWANTPRNAPCPCGSGKKYKHCHGRS; from the coding sequence ATGTTTGCCCGCATTGCTCGCTCACTCTTCGGCACGGCCAATGATCGCTCGCTCAAAGCCTATCAGCGCCGGGTTCCCGACATCAATGCGCTCGAACCGACGATAGCGGCGCTCTCGGATGAGGCGCTGCGGGGTCAGACCGCGGCCCTTCGCGCCCGCCTCAATGAGGGGGCGAGCCTCGACGATATTCTGCCGGAAGCCTTCGCGACCGTGCGCGAGGCGGCGAAGCGGGTGCTCGGGCTCCGTCATTTCGATGTGCAATTGATCGGCGGCATGGTGCTGCATGACGGCAAAATCGCCGAGATGAAAACCGGCGAGGGGAAAACCCTGGTCGCGACGCTTCCGGTCTATCTCAATGCGCTGGCCGGCAAGGGCGTGCATGTGGTGACGGTGAACGACTATCTCGCCCGCCGCGACGCCGAATGGATGGGCCAGATTTACGCCTTTCTCGGCATGACCACCGGGGTCATCGTCCATGGTCTCGACGACGCCGAACGCCGCGCCGCCTATGCCGCCGATATCACATACGGCACCAATAACGAATTCGGCTTCGACTATCTGCGCGACAACATGAAATACCGGCTCGAGGACATGGTGCAGCGCGATTTCGCCTATGCCATCGTCGACGAGGTTGACAGTATCCTGATCGACGAGGCGCGCACGCCGTTGATCATCTCCGGCCCGGCCGAGGATTCCTCCGATCTCTATCGCCGCGTCGACGAAGTCGTCGCCGTGATCGTCAAGGAGCCGAGCAATTTCGACAAGGACGAAAAACTCCGCACCGCGACGCTGACCGAAGCCGGCGCCAACGCGGTCGAAGATGCGCTGCGGGCCGCCGGCATCCTGACCGAGGGCAATCTCTACGATATTTTCAATGTCACCCTCGTCCATCACGTGCAGCAATCCTTGCGCGCGCACACATTATTTACCCGCGACGTCGACTACATCGTGCGTCAGGGCAAGGTCATCATCATCGATGAATTCACCGGCCGGATGATGGAGGGGCGGCGCTATTCGGAGGGGCTGCATCAAGCGCTCGAAGCCAAAGAGCATGTCGAGATTCAGCCTGAGAACCAGACCCTGGCCTCGATCACCTTCCAGAATTATTTTCGCCTCTATCCCAAGCTCGCCGGCATGACCGGCACCGCGATGACCGAGGCCGACGAATTCGCCGAGATCTATAAGCTCGACGTCGTCGAAATCCCGACCAATGTCGCTGTGACGCGCGATGACCAGGATGACGAGGTCTATCGCACGGCTGGCGAAAAATATGAGGCGGTGGCAAAGCTCATCGCCGAATGCCGCGCCCGCCGCCAGCCCGTCTTGGTCGGCACCGTCAGTATCGAGAAAAGCGAAATCCTGAGCGGTCTTCTCAAGAAGAAAAAAATCCCCCACGCCGTGCTTAACGCCCGCTTTCACGAACAGGAAGCGGAGATCGTGGCGCAAGCCGGCGCCCCTGGCGCGGTGACCATCGCGACCAACATGGCCGGGCGCGGCACCGACATCAAGCTCGGCGGCAATCTTGAGATGCGCCTAAAGCACGAACTCGCCGACATCGCCGATGATGCCGCCCGGACCGCCCGCGCCGAGGCGATCCGCGCCGAAATCGCCGCCGCCGAGGCGATCGTCAAGCAAGCCGGCGGCCTGTTCGTGATCGGCACCGAGCGGCATGAAAGCCGGCGCATCGACAATCAGCTGCGCGGCCGCTCCGGCCGCCAGGGCGATCCTGGCGCCTCGCGGTTTTTCCTCTCCCTCGAAGACGATCTCATGCGCATCTTCGGCTCCGACCGCATGGGCGGATTGCTGCAGAAGCTCGGCCTCAAGGACGGCGAGGCGATCGTCCATCCCTGGATCAACAAAGCGCTCGAAAAAGCGCAGAAAAAAGTCGAAGCGCGCAATTTCGACATGCGCAAGAATGTTTTGCGTTACGACGATGTGGTGAACGCGCAGCGGAAAGAAGTCTATGCCCAGCGCCGCGAATTCATGCACAGCGAGGATGTCAACCAAATCATCAACGACATGCGCGAAGAGGTGATCGCGACCTTGATCGCCCGCCGTATTTCGGAACGAAGCTTCGCCGAGCAATGGCAGAGTGCGGAACTGGCCGATGATGTTCGCCGGGTTCTCAATCTCGATTTGCCGATTGGCGAATGGGCGAAAGAGGAGAATATCACCGGCGAGGAGGTGGAGCGCCGCATCCTGCGCGCGGCGGAAACCCAGCTCGCCGCCAAGGCTTCGAATGTTGGCCCCGATCTGATGCGCTTCATCGAGAAGTCGCTGCTGCTGCAGGTGCTCGATCAGGCGTGGAAAGAGCATCTTCTCGCGCTCGATCATTTGCGCCAGGGCATCGGTCTGCGCGCCTACGGCCAGCGCGATCCGCTGAACGAATACAAAAGCGAGGCGTTTGCTTTGTTCAACGCTATGCTCGACGAGTTGAAGGAGCGGGTGACGATGCTGCTCTCACGCGTCGAGCTGTCGCCCGACGCGCCGCCGGCGCCGGATTTCCAGCCGCGGCCGCAAGCGATGGCGGAGCTGCATCCGGCGCCGATGCCGGTCATGCAGGCCTTCGCGCCGATCGGCGCCGAAGAAGGCGGGGTTGCGACCATCGCGGCCGCAGCGGAAGATCAGGTCAGCGCCGACCCATGGGCCAATACGCCGCGCAACGCGCCATGCCCGTGCGGCTCGGGGAAGAAATACAAGCATTGCCACGGCCGCAGCTGA
- a CDS encoding thiolase family protein, translating to MSREPVIIDAVRSPMGRGKAGGALSGLHPVELLAAVLQGLVERNDLDPGAVDDVIIGCVSRVGEQSSTVGRMAWLAAGYPEHVPATTIDRMCGSGQQAIHFAAQGIKAGVYDIVIAGGVESMSRVPIGSARLDRDPVGPRVSARYAPGLIHQGVSAELVAARYGLSREAMDAYSAASHQRAARARAAGDFTAEIVPVAIDNVLVTEDETIRPATTPETLAALSPAFETPSYAARFPEISWSITAGNSSQITDGASALLLMSEDAARRLGVTPRARFVGFDVCGDDPLLMLTAPIPATERVLRKAGMALADIDHVEVNEAFAPVPLAWAKAVGGDPEKLNPLGGAIALGHPLGASGARLMTTMLHALSRSGGRYGLQTMCEAGGMANATIIERL from the coding sequence ATGTCGCGAGAGCCGGTTATCATCGATGCCGTTCGTTCCCCGATGGGCCGCGGCAAGGCTGGCGGGGCCTTGTCCGGCCTGCACCCGGTCGAGCTTCTCGCCGCCGTGCTCCAGGGGCTGGTCGAGCGCAACGATCTCGATCCCGGCGCCGTCGATGACGTGATCATCGGCTGTGTCAGCCGGGTCGGTGAACAATCCTCGACGGTGGGGCGCATGGCCTGGCTCGCGGCCGGCTACCCCGAACATGTGCCGGCGACCACCATCGACCGCATGTGCGGCTCCGGCCAGCAGGCGATCCATTTCGCCGCCCAAGGGATCAAAGCCGGCGTCTATGACATCGTCATCGCCGGTGGCGTCGAATCGATGAGCCGGGTGCCGATCGGCTCGGCCCGCCTTGATCGCGATCCGGTCGGCCCGCGTGTCAGCGCGCGCTACGCGCCGGGGCTGATCCATCAGGGGGTTTCCGCGGAGCTAGTCGCGGCGCGCTATGGCCTTTCGCGCGAGGCGATGGACGCTTATTCCGCCGCCTCGCATCAGCGCGCCGCACGGGCCCGCGCCGCCGGCGACTTCACCGCCGAGATCGTCCCGGTCGCGATCGACAATGTCTTGGTGACGGAAGACGAAACCATCCGCCCGGCGACGACGCCCGAAACTCTTGCCGCCCTTTCTCCCGCTTTCGAAACGCCGTCCTATGCGGCGCGGTTTCCGGAAATTTCATGGTCGATCACCGCCGGCAACTCGTCGCAGATCACCGATGGCGCGAGCGCGCTTTTGCTGATGAGCGAAGACGCCGCCCGACGCCTCGGCGTAACACCGCGGGCGCGCTTCGTTGGCTTCGACGTCTGCGGCGATGATCCGCTGTTGATGCTGACAGCGCCGATCCCGGCGACCGAGCGGGTGTTGCGCAAAGCCGGGATGGCGCTCGCCGATATCGATCATGTCGAGGTCAATGAAGCCTTCGCCCCGGTGCCGCTCGCTTGGGCCAAGGCGGTCGGCGGTGACCCGGAAAAACTCAATCCGCTCGGCGGCGCGATCGCGCTCGGCCATCCGCTCGGGGCGTCCGGCGCGCGGTTGATGACGACGATGCTGCACGCTTTGAGCCGAAGCGGCGGGCGCTATGGCCTGCAGACGATGTGCGAGGCCGGCGGCATGGCGAACGCGACGATCATCGAGCGGCTGTGA
- a CDS encoding carbonic anhydrase, giving the protein MDALIAGYHRFRQSGWPEHRRRFSTLATEGQSPRAMVIACSDSRVDPSMIFDAAPGEIFTVRNIAALVPPYAPDDKHHGTSAALEFGVRVLRVSELIVLGHAMCGGVNALLHGSPLADGEFINAWVSIAEPARRTTLAAVAVTPEEAQTICELETIKLSLANLRTFPWIAEAEARGDLRLHGASFDIRSGLLSRLGDDGQFRLVTD; this is encoded by the coding sequence ATGGACGCCCTGATCGCCGGCTATCATCGCTTTCGTCAAAGTGGCTGGCCCGAGCATCGCCGCCGTTTTTCGACATTGGCGACCGAAGGGCAATCCCCACGGGCGATGGTGATCGCCTGTTCGGACAGCCGGGTCGATCCCTCGATGATATTCGATGCCGCGCCTGGGGAAATCTTCACCGTGCGCAACATCGCCGCTCTGGTTCCGCCTTATGCGCCCGATGACAAACATCATGGCACGAGCGCCGCGCTCGAATTCGGCGTGCGGGTGTTGCGGGTGTCCGAACTCATCGTGCTTGGCCACGCGATGTGCGGCGGTGTCAACGCGCTGCTGCACGGCTCACCGCTCGCCGATGGCGAATTCATCAACGCCTGGGTTTCGATTGCCGAACCCGCGCGTCGCACCACCCTCGCTGCGGTGGCGGTCACGCCGGAAGAGGCGCAGACGATATGCGAACTCGAAACCATCAAGCTGTCTCTAGCAAATCTCCGCACTTTTCCCTGGATCGCCGAGGCCGAGGCGCGAGGTGATTTGCGCCTCCATGGCGCCTCCTTTGATATTCGGAGTGGTCTTCTCTCCCGGCTCGGTGATGACGGTCAGTTTCGTCTCGTGACGGACTAG
- a CDS encoding acyl-CoA dehydrogenase family protein, producing MDASTADQTAELTLFRETVRRFFAAEVVPHITAWRKAGMVAREAWRRAGAAGLLCASMPAEFGGGGGDFRHEAILIEELAAIGFGDFAISLHNAIIAPYLLHYGTETQKHRWLPRMASGDMVAAIAMTEPDAGSDLQAIRTTARRVGDTYVLNGQKTFISNGQLADLVIVAAKTRIDAGAKGISLIAVETRDAPGFRRGRNLEKIGKHAQDTSELFFDDVVVPAENLLGGEPDRGFAQLMQQLPQERLVIAVGAVAAMEAALAETIAYVRSRRAFGKTLMEFQNTRFVLAEAKTTTQVARVFVDDCIARLLAGTLDVGTAAMAKYWTSEMQGKVIDSCLQLFGGYGFMAEYPIAQRYTDARVQRIYGGSNEIMKELIARSL from the coding sequence ATGGACGCGAGCACTGCCGATCAAACCGCGGAACTGACGCTATTTCGGGAGACCGTGCGGCGGTTTTTCGCCGCCGAAGTCGTGCCGCATATCACGGCTTGGCGAAAAGCCGGCATGGTCGCGCGTGAGGCATGGCGGCGGGCCGGCGCGGCAGGCCTCCTTTGTGCCAGCATGCCAGCGGAATTCGGCGGCGGCGGCGGCGATTTTCGTCATGAAGCGATCCTGATCGAGGAACTCGCCGCGATCGGCTTCGGCGATTTCGCGATCTCGCTGCACAACGCCATCATCGCGCCCTATCTTCTCCATTACGGGACCGAGACACAAAAACACCGCTGGTTGCCGCGCATGGCTTCCGGTGACATGGTCGCGGCGATCGCCATGACCGAGCCCGACGCTGGCTCCGATTTGCAAGCGATCCGCACCACGGCGCGGCGGGTCGGTGATACCTATGTCCTCAACGGCCAGAAAACCTTCATCAGCAACGGCCAGCTCGCCGACCTCGTCATCGTCGCCGCCAAGACGCGCATTGATGCCGGCGCGAAGGGGATTTCGCTGATCGCCGTCGAAACCCGGGATGCGCCCGGCTTTCGGCGCGGCCGTAATCTCGAAAAGATCGGTAAACACGCGCAAGACACCTCGGAGCTTTTCTTTGACGATGTCGTGGTGCCGGCGGAGAATCTGCTCGGCGGTGAGCCCGATCGCGGCTTCGCGCAATTGATGCAGCAATTGCCGCAAGAGCGCTTGGTGATCGCGGTCGGCGCCGTCGCCGCGATGGAAGCGGCGCTCGCCGAGACCATCGCCTATGTTCGCAGCCGCCGCGCTTTCGGCAAGACCTTGATGGAATTTCAAAATACCCGCTTCGTGCTCGCCGAAGCCAAGACCACGACGCAGGTTGCGCGCGTTTTCGTCGATGATTGTATCGCGCGGCTGCTCGCCGGAACCCTCGATGTCGGCACCGCCGCGATGGCGAAATACTGGACGAGCGAAATGCAGGGCAAGGTCATCGATTCTTGTCTGCAACTTTTCGGCGGCTATGGCTTCATGGCGGAATACCCTATCGCGCAACGCTATACCGATGCCCGGGTGCAAAGAATCTATGGCGGTAGCAACGAAATCATGAAAGAGCTGATCGCGCGCAGTCTATGA
- a CDS encoding gamma-glutamyltransferase family protein, producing MRDFHLPGRSPVYATAGMAATSMPAATLTALDILRAGGNALDAAIAAVAVLGVIEPHSTGIGGDCFCLYAPAGSGHVVALNGSGRAPAAAHIDFFESQNLTALPDHSPHAVTIPGAVAAWETLLAAHGSKGLDELLRPAIRFAEEGHPVAPRVAADWADAAEKLRVTGANAFLPNGAAPAPGTMFRQPALAATLRAIARQGARAFYEGEIAQDLVATLRAHGGRHEMSDFAAGLSGAEFVTPIHAAWRGYEIWQCPPNGSGLLVLMLMGLLDGFPPDPEGPLGLARVHRHTEAARLVYRDRDAFLADPAQADVPVSHLTSAAYLARLRALIDPRRAMAQLPAAGESELPRHPDTVYLCVVDRDGNACSLINSLYQSFGSGILAEKSGVMLHNRGLGFRLQRGHPNCIAPNKRPMHTIIPGMLTKDGAAVMPFGVMGGHFQPMGQSLLLSNLFDYGLDIQEALDLARFFPQGGNLELERGIPETLAARLAALGHQPSRIERPLGGGQAIMIDRARGVLIGGSDPRKDGLALGY from the coding sequence ATGCGCGATTTTCATCTGCCGGGGCGAAGCCCGGTCTATGCCACCGCCGGCATGGCGGCGACCTCGATGCCGGCGGCAACGCTCACCGCGCTCGACATCCTGCGCGCCGGCGGCAACGCGCTCGATGCCGCGATCGCCGCCGTCGCCGTGCTCGGTGTGATCGAGCCGCACTCGACCGGGATCGGCGGCGATTGCTTTTGCCTCTACGCCCCGGCGGGCAGCGGGCACGTGGTCGCGCTGAACGGCTCCGGCCGCGCCCCGGCGGCAGCGCACATCGATTTTTTCGAGAGCCAGAACCTCACCGCGCTTCCCGATCACTCACCGCACGCCGTTACCATCCCCGGCGCCGTCGCCGCTTGGGAGACGCTGCTTGCCGCGCACGGCAGCAAGGGGCTCGACGAGCTGCTGCGTCCGGCGATCCGCTTCGCCGAGGAGGGGCATCCGGTCGCGCCCCGCGTCGCCGCCGATTGGGCGGATGCGGCGGAAAAACTCCGCGTAACCGGCGCCAACGCCTTTCTCCCCAATGGCGCGGCGCCGGCGCCGGGGACGATGTTCCGCCAGCCGGCGCTAGCTGCCACCTTGCGCGCCATCGCCCGCCAAGGCGCCCGCGCTTTCTACGAGGGGGAGATCGCGCAAGACTTGGTTGCGACGCTTCGCGCGCATGGCGGGCGCCATGAGATGAGTGATTTCGCCGCCGGGCTTTCGGGGGCGGAATTCGTGACCCCGATCCACGCCGCTTGGCGCGGCTATGAGATCTGGCAATGCCCGCCCAACGGCTCGGGCCTTCTGGTGCTGATGCTGATGGGTCTCCTCGATGGCTTCCCCCCCGACCCTGAGGGGCCGCTCGGCCTTGCCCGCGTCCATCGCCACACGGAGGCAGCGCGGCTGGTCTATCGCGATCGCGATGCCTTCCTCGCCGACCCCGCCCAGGCCGATGTGCCGGTTTCGCATCTCACCAGCGCCGCCTACCTCGCCCGCCTCCGCGCCCTGATCGACCCCAGGCGGGCGATGGCGCAGCTGCCGGCGGCAGGCGAGAGCGAACTGCCGCGCCATCCCGACACGGTTTATCTTTGCGTCGTCGATCGCGACGGCAATGCTTGCAGCCTGATCAACTCGCTCTATCAGAGCTTCGGCTCTGGGATTCTCGCGGAAAAGTCCGGGGTCATGCTGCATAATCGCGGCCTCGGCTTCCGGCTCCAGCGCGGCCATCCCAACTGCATCGCACCGAACAAGCGGCCGATGCACACCATCATCCCCGGCATGTTGACGAAGGATGGCGCCGCGGTGATGCCATTCGGCGTCATGGGCGGGCATTTCCAGCCGATGGGCCAGAGCCTCCTCTTGAGCAACCTCTTCGACTATGGCCTCGACATTCAGGAAGCGCTCGATCTCGCGCGCTTCTTCCCGCAAGGCGGCAATCTCGAACTCGAACGCGGCATTCCCGAGACTCTCGCCGCCCGCCTCGCCGCCCTCGGCCATCAGCCGAGCCGGATCGAGCGCCCGCTCGGCGGCGGCCAAGCAATCATGATCGACCGCGCCCGCGGCGTGCTGATCGGTGGCTCCGATCCGCGCAAAGACGGGCTGGCATTGGGGTATTGA
- a CDS encoding tRNA-binding protein, whose protein sequence is MSATSEDFERLDIRLGTVIDAKPFPEAKKPAFRLWIDFGPEIGVKRSSAQITVHYHLDQLIGRQVLAVVNFPPRRIGPFESEVLTLGLPDAEGAVVLVRPDFKLPDGVRLF, encoded by the coding sequence ATGAGCGCGACCAGCGAGGATTTCGAGCGGCTCGATATCCGTCTCGGCACGGTGATCGACGCCAAGCCGTTTCCCGAGGCGAAAAAGCCCGCGTTTCGGCTATGGATCGATTTCGGCCCGGAGATCGGCGTCAAGCGTTCCTCGGCGCAGATCACGGTGCATTACCATCTCGATCAGTTGATCGGCCGGCAAGTGCTGGCCGTGGTGAATTTCCCACCCCGACGCATCGGCCCCTTCGAAAGTGAGGTGCTGACGCTCGGCCTGCCCGACGCGGAGGGCGCGGTCGTGTTGGTGCGGCCCGACTTCAAGCTGCCCGATGGGGTGCGGCTGTTTTGA
- a CDS encoding NF038122 family metalloprotease, with translation MAAVLVSRAIRLGCFWGAPLLSVALLAGAARPAQALTIDPTFSSSITTSADAATIESDITNAIAFYDQTFTNPITVAIDFQVQGSTTSPTSFLGKSLSSTGLLPYADYTAALYANATANQNAVELGGYNHLATGNQAPQIMATTADLRALGFNAPGAATNSGTPGTFDGIITLSANYIAGFGGNGTYAANPVIQHEIDEVLGIGGPGSTLNILTNNGESASSVADAPVIGGLATIGPLDLFRYAAPGTPSYTTSGSASSYFSLDGGQTSIETFNQDSSGDFADWGGTSQQATNPPEVQDAFQSGANIALSQTSPEALALQAIGYDEVPEPASLILLGSALAGFAAARRRSARQA, from the coding sequence ATGGCTGCTGTTCTCGTCTCGCGTGCAATCCGCTTGGGGTGTTTTTGGGGGGCGCCGCTGTTGAGCGTTGCGCTGCTTGCCGGGGCGGCCCGGCCGGCGCAGGCGCTGACCATCGACCCGACATTTTCCTCCTCGATCACCACCAGCGCCGATGCCGCGACGATCGAAAGCGATATCACCAACGCGATTGCGTTTTACGACCAGACCTTCACCAATCCGATCACGGTCGCGATCGATTTCCAGGTCCAAGGCAGCACGACTAGTCCCACGAGCTTTCTTGGGAAGAGCCTGTCCTCAACCGGGCTTCTGCCTTACGCAGACTATACCGCGGCGCTTTATGCCAATGCCACGGCAAATCAGAACGCGGTGGAACTTGGCGGCTATAATCATCTCGCGACCGGCAACCAGGCACCGCAGATCATGGCGACCACCGCCGATTTGCGCGCGCTCGGCTTTAACGCGCCGGGAGCCGCCACCAATAGCGGGACGCCGGGCACTTTCGATGGGATCATCACGCTCAGCGCCAATTATATCGCTGGCTTCGGCGGTAATGGCACCTATGCCGCAAATCCGGTGATCCAGCATGAGATCGACGAGGTGCTCGGCATCGGCGGGCCGGGTTCGACCCTCAATATCCTCACCAACAATGGCGAGAGTGCAAGCAGCGTCGCGGACGCGCCGGTGATTGGCGGGCTCGCCACCATCGGCCCGCTTGATCTGTTCCGCTATGCCGCGCCCGGCACGCCGAGCTATACCACCTCCGGCTCGGCCAGTTCCTATTTCTCCCTCGATGGCGGGCAGACCAGCATCGAAACCTTCAATCAAGATTCCTCCGGCGATTTCGCGGATTGGGGTGGAACCAGCCAGCAGGCGACCAATCCGCCGGAGGTGCAGGACGCGTTTCAGAGCGGCGCGAATATCGCCTTGAGCCAGACTTCGCCGGAAGCTCTCGCCCTCCAAGCGATCGGCTATGACGAGGTGCCCGAGCCGGCCAGTCTCATTCTCCTCGGCAGCGCGCTTGCCGGTTTCGCCGCCGCACGCCGCCGGAGTGCGCGTCAGGCGTAA
- a CDS encoding trypsin-like serine peptidase, which produces MTQAKRTTLFRFLGVMAWRAAALGLLFSVASLPLSETPLAADVQFAEPSPSATILPGIGRNDDRQPVNPADFPWRALGRVQTALGSRCTGFMVGPRTAITAAHCLFRERTRLIIQPRLIHFLLATSRGAAAGVALVADFTIAPGYDPFHESESAGADWAVLTLSAPLVREGEYLRLDRTLPPRGTPALLGGYSKDHIEIIEADLHCLIAEQIRDARGGVLLHHTCHATSGTSGAPLLFRLGSGEWRVAGVQIGSVVDHAGGIAVPAAAIPTSAIGR; this is translated from the coding sequence ATGACGCAGGCGAAGCGCACGACGCTCTTTCGCTTTTTGGGCGTTATGGCATGGCGCGCGGCGGCGTTGGGCTTGTTGTTCTCGGTTGCGAGTTTGCCGCTTTCCGAGACACCGCTCGCTGCTGACGTTCAGTTTGCCGAACCATCGCCGTCGGCCACCATTCTCCCCGGCATCGGCCGCAATGACGATCGCCAACCGGTCAATCCCGCCGATTTTCCCTGGCGGGCGCTCGGTCGCGTGCAAACCGCGCTCGGCAGCCGCTGCACCGGCTTCATGGTCGGGCCGCGCACCGCGATCACCGCGGCGCATTGTCTTTTTCGTGAGCGCACCCGCCTCATCATTCAACCGCGTTTGATCCATTTTCTGCTGGCGACCAGTCGCGGCGCGGCCGCCGGGGTCGCCCTCGTCGCCGATTTCACCATCGCGCCCGGGTATGATCCGTTTCACGAGTCAGAGAGCGCCGGCGCCGATTGGGCGGTTTTGACGCTCTCCGCGCCTTTGGTCCGTGAGGGTGAGTATCTTCGCCTCGACCGCACATTGCCGCCCCGAGGCACGCCGGCCTTGCTCGGCGGCTACAGCAAGGATCACATCGAAATCATCGAAGCCGATCTCCATTGCCTGATCGCCGAGCAGATCCGCGACGCGCGCGGCGGTGTGCTTTTGCATCACACCTGCCATGCGACGTCGGGCACCAGTGGCGCGCCGCTCTTATTTCGTCTCGGCAGTGGCGAATGGCGGGTCGCTGGCGTCCAAATCGGCTCCGTCGTCGATCATGCCGGCGGGATCGCGGTGCCGGCGGCGGCGATTCCGACGAGCGCGATCGGGCGATAA
- the bluB gene encoding 5,6-dimethylbenzimidazole synthase, which yields MSGADAAGFDDAFRATLAQLFVLRRDVRRFRPDPLPAGTLERLLALASLAPSVGLSEPWRFVIVTDPARRAAVRANFEACNQAALGGYGGERAALYARLKLAGIDVAPVQFAAFSDRATEQGAGLGRQTMPEMADYSVVAAIHTLWLAARAEGIGLGWVSILDPAAVAASLDVPAAWRLVGYFCLGWPESEGTVPELQRLGWASRAPASQHTLKR from the coding sequence TTGAGCGGCGCCGATGCCGCCGGGTTCGATGACGCGTTTCGCGCGACCCTTGCGCAGCTTTTCGTGCTGCGGCGCGATGTGCGGCGTTTTCGGCCCGATCCGCTGCCGGCGGGCACGCTCGAGCGGCTGCTCGCTTTGGCGAGCCTCGCCCCCTCGGTCGGGCTCAGCGAGCCGTGGCGCTTCGTCATCGTCACCGATCCCGCCCGCCGCGCCGCCGTCCGCGCGAATTTCGAAGCCTGCAACCAGGCGGCGCTCGGCGGCTATGGCGGCGAGCGGGCGGCGCTTTATGCCCGGCTCAAGCTCGCCGGAATCGATGTCGCGCCGGTGCAGTTCGCGGCGTTTTCCGACCGCGCGACCGAGCAGGGCGCCGGCCTCGGCCGCCAGACCATGCCCGAGATGGCGGACTATTCGGTGGTCGCGGCAATCCACACGCTCTGGCTTGCGGCGCGCGCCGAGGGGATCGGCCTCGGCTGGGTTTCCATTCTCGATCCCGCCGCCGTCGCCGCCAGTCTCGATGTGCCAGCGGCATGGCGGCTGGTCGGCTATTTCTGCCTCGGTTGGCCGGAAAGCGAGGGCACGGTCCCCGAACTGCAACGGCTCGGCTGGGCCAGCCGCGCGCCGGCGTCTCAGCACACGCTAAAACGTTAG